A genome region from Excalfactoria chinensis isolate bCotChi1 chromosome 26, bCotChi1.hap2, whole genome shotgun sequence includes the following:
- the SUGP2 gene encoding SURP and G-patch domain-containing protein 2 isoform X2 yields MQTPTGPLPLTGPLPPTPSPHLRLALRLRGARVRKDGGERRQRGVPRGLLGYLPVRRGGCGSAAGRRLGKMASRRITRETFDAVVQDKVKRFRVERGDALQDAMHHFKAHPRPVPRPRYEDSFHDDGRYDDAQHHDDWTENPRDEYPGPSYRSASPLIRKANYYHDQFGHPASRDREFGHPVSHDREYGHPAARDRDYGHPASRNREFGRPASHGRDYGHPLPRDREYGGLASHDQDYGHPDSWEASGPHESDFGSSDILGDFRSPGLMEDEYGNVENQEYDVDFGIQSDSEFRPPIRRGNIGRGRALRGKRILRGTVKAKLFKGDIKPPLKKWNTKKLQPGPDQKPTVQPDQMPETADGPNQRPVAIQHPNQKLPPQPNQRPAIATPRPILRLPKPAHVFRNLNFDLVDKSDIFSTFGIQIIKWAGFHTIKNDAEFSRLFGALFELETETCAKMLASFKCSLKPEHRDYCFFTIKSLQHAALKTPKVDNEFLNMLLDKGAVKTKNCFFEIIKPFDKYIMRLQDRLLKGVTPLLMACNAYELSIKTNGFGNPREMASAFETTVSLCRKSLALLGQTFALASVFRQEKILEAVGLQEMAPAPTLFPNFDDSTLFGREYIENLKAWLEKSGYPIQMKKAEAESTVQLKKPSPDTIPQRADRRIVETIEQLVNSIVSGSLSAKERNAQKNCPEYWFLSDEDSLEYKYYRLKLSEVQRQTSSGKEAGGEGRTLEESATESVRAMLYARKVASIKRRLFKRKRIGIIAQRGIRGRKVRRATIGTQTLLSAGTVLKHQDKHLQGSVQSEPSVSETTTSEKDASLDTSSSQCGTSSEVALPLEERVGSEDVLAPPELFSSLPCQFPDVDAKTMETAEKLAKFVAQVGPEIEQFSIDNSADNPDLWFLQDRNSSAFKFYRMKVYELCPSINFSDVKEATDVGEDAKPEERNVDVSEEEEEEEEEEEEDNEEETEFEEDISRPLEETEQAEEGEDDDISAGRSVENLAEEMISKTGEEISTGETQLATSSDGAVPNLSTQASAPAPGTLFPRKRISSKSLKVGMIPASKRICLIEEPKVHEPVRIAYDRPRGCPMTKKKKKPKDLEFSHKKLTNRNVGFQMLQKMGWQEGHGLGTRGKGIREPVKVGATSAGEGLGVAGEENKEDAFDVFRQRMIQMYRQKRASK; encoded by the exons ATGCAGACACCAACCGGGCCGCTCCCGTTAACGGGCCCGCTCCCGCCCACCCCCAGCCCGCACCTTCGGCTCGCACTGCGCCTGCGCGGCGCACGCGTGAGGAAGGACGGCGGGGAGCGAAGGCAGCGCGGCGTGCCGCGGGGGCTGCTGGGATATCTCCCCGTGCGGCGGGGCGGCTGCGGCAGCGCGGCGGGGCGCCGCCTCG GGAAGATGGCCTCGCGGAGGATCACGCGGGAGACGTTCGATGCTGTGGTGCAGGATAAAGTGAAGCGGTTCCGCGTGGAGCGGGGCGATGCTCTGCAGGACGCGATGCATCACTTCAAAG CTCATCCAAGGCCAGTCCCAAGGCCGAGATACGAAGATAGCTTTCATGATGATGGAAGATACGACGATGCCCAGCACCATGATGACTGGACTGAGAACCCTAGAGATGAGTATCCAGGACCTTCTTATAGATCTGCGAGCCCTCTCATAAGGAAAGCTAACTACTACCATGACCAGTTTGGTCACCCGGCATCTCGTGACCGGGAGTTTGGCCACCCAGTATCTCATGATCGGGAGTACGGACACCCAGCTGCACGGGACAGGGATTATGGGCACCCAGCATCTCGTAACCGGGAGTTTGGGAGGCCGGCTTCTCATGGCCGGGATTATGGACACCCTCTGCCTCGGGATCGGGAGTACGGGGGCCTGGCTTCTCATGATCAGGACTATGGACATCCTGATTCTTGGGAAGCTAGTGGACCACATGAAAGTGATTTTGGTTCTTCAGATATTTTAGGTGATTTTAGATCACCGGGACTTATGGAAGATGAATATGGCAATGTGGAAAATCAGGAGTATGATGTAGACTTTGGAATTCAATCTGATAGTGAATTCCGACCCCCGATACGGAGGGGTAACATTGGCAGGGGAAGAGCCCTGCGAGGAAAGCGTATTTTGAGGGGCACTGTTAAAGCTAAACTATTCAAAGGAGACATCAAACCCCCCTTAAAGAAATGGAACACTAAAAAACTGCAGCCAGGCCCTGATCAGAAGCCAACTGTGCAACCTGATCAGATGCCAGAGACTGCTGATGGACCGAACCAGAGGCCGGTGGCCATCCAGCATCCAAATCAGAAGCTGCCTCCACAACCCAATCAGAGGCCAGCTATAGCAACCCCGAGACCTATTCTGAGGCTCCCAAAGCCTGCACATGTTTTCAGGAATCTCAATTTTGACCTTGTGGATAAATCTGACATTTTCTCGACGTTTGGAATACAAATCATCAAATGGGCTGGATTTCACACAATAAAAAACGACGCGGAGTTTTCCCGTCTCTTCGGAGCTCTCTTTGAGCTGGAGACAGAAACATGTGCAAAAATGCTTGCTTCGTTCAAATGCTCCTTAAAGCCAGAACACAGAGATTATTGTTTCTTCACCATCAAGAGTTTACAACACGCTGCTTTGAAAACTCCCAAGGTGGACAATGAGTTTTTAAACATGCTGTTGGATAAAGGTGCTGTGAAAACCAAGAACTGCttctttgaaataataaaacctTTTGATAAATATATCATGAGGCTACAAGACCGCCTGCTAAAGGGTGTTACGCCTCTGCTTATGGCCTGCAATGCTTATGAATTAAGCATTAAGACAAACGGTTTTGGTAACCCCAGAGAAATGGCGAGTGCTTTTGAGACCACTGTTTCTCTATGTCGTAAGTCTTTAGCGCTTCTGGGTCAGACCTTTGCCTTGGCGTCTGTTTTCAGGCAAGAGAAAATACTGGAAGCCGTAGGGCTCCAGGAGATGGCTCCAGCACCGACACTATTCCCAAACTTCGACGATTCGACATTGTTTGGAAGAGAATACATTGAGAACTTAAAGGCTTGGTTGGAGAAAAGTGGATATCCAATTCAGATGAAGAAAGCTGAAGCAGAGTCCACAGTGCAGCTTAAAAAACCTTCTCCTGACACAA TCCCGCAGCGAGCTGATCGGAGAATTGTAGAAACAATCGAACAGCTCGTGAATAGCATTGTTTCAGGATCCTTGTCTGCCAAAGAGAGAAATGCTCAAAAGAACTGTCCTGAATATTG GTTCTTGTCTGATGAAGATAGTCTAGAATACAAATATTACAGACTGAAGTTGTCAGAGGTGCAAAGACAGACATCgtcaggaaaggaagcaggTGGTGAGGGCAGAACTCTAGAAGAATCTGCAACAGAATCAGTCAGGGCCATGTTGTATGCCAGGAAAGTCGCAAGTATTAAGAGAAGGctattcaaaaggaaaaggattgGAATTATTGCACAACGTGGAATTCGAGGAAGGAAGGTGAGGAGAGcgaccatagggacacagactttgctttcagctgggaCAGTGTTGAAACACCAAGACAAGCATCTTCAAGGTTCAGTCCAATCAGAGCCTTCTGTATCAGAAACCACCACGTCTGAGAAGGATGCTTCTCTTGATACCTCATCCTCACAATGTGGCACCAGTTCTGAGGTCGCTCTGCCATTGGAAGAAAGGGTGGGTTCAGAGGATGTACTGGCACCGCCTGAACTCTTCTCATCATTGCCCTGTCAGTTTCCTGATG TGGATGCTAAAACGATGGAGACAGCAGAGAAGCTTGCCAAGTTTGTTGCTCAGGTAGGACCAGAAATTGAGCAGTTCAGCATAGACAACAGTGCGGATAACCCAGACCTTTG GTTTCTACAGGATCGAAACAGTTCTGCTTTCAAGTTCTATCGCATGAAGGTCTATGAGCTATGTCCATCTATTAACTTCAGTGACGTGAAAGAAGCAACTGATGTTGGGGAAGATGCTAAACCTGAAGAGAGAAATGTGGATGTttcagaggaggaggaggaagaggaagaagaagaggaggaagacaATGAGGAGGAAACTGAGTTTGAGGAGGACATTTCCCGACCTTTGGAAGAAACGGAGCAAGCTGAGGAGGGAGAAGATGATGATATCTCAGCAGGTAGAAGTGTGGAAAACCTGGCTGAAGAGATGATTTCCAAAACAGGAGAGGAAATTTCAACAGGTGAAACGCAGCTGGCTACATCATCTGATGGTGCTGTACCAAATCTGTCAACACAGGCATCAGCTCCTGCTCCTGGAACCCTATTTCCCCGCAAGAGAATCAGCAGCAAGTCTCTGAAAGTTGGTATGATTCCTGCGTCTAAAAGGATATGCCTCATAGAAGAACCAAAAG TTCATGAACCTGTCAGAATTGCTTATGATAGGCCTCGTGGCTGCCCCATGACCAAGAAGAAGAAG aAACCAAAAGATTTAGAATTTTCACACAAGAAACTGACAAACAGAAATGTAGGTTTCCAGATGCTTCAGAAGATGGGCTGGCAAGAAGGACATGGCCTGGGTACACGAGGGAAAGGAATCAGAGAGCCTGTGAAAGT GGGTGCTACCTCTGCAGGGGAGGGCTTGGGTGTtgcaggggaagaaaataaagaagatgcaTTTGATGTTTTCCGTCAAAGAATGATACAAATGTACAGGCAGAAAAGAGCAAGTAAATAG
- the SUGP2 gene encoding SURP and G-patch domain-containing protein 2 isoform X1, which translates to MQTPTGPLPLTGPLPPTPSPHLRLALRLRGARVRKDGGERRQRGVPRGLLGYLPVRRGGCGSAAGRRLGKMASRRITRETFDAVVQDKVKRFRVERGDALQDAMHHFKAHPRPVPRPRYEDSFHDDGRYDDAQHHDDWTENPRDEYPGPSYRSASPLIRKANYYHDQFGHPASRDREFGHPVSHDREYGHPAARDRDYGHPASRNREFGRPASHGRDYGHPLPRDREYGGLASHDQDYGHPDSWEASGPHESDFGSSDILGDFRSPGLMEDEYGNVENQEYDVDFGIQSDSEFRPPIRRGNIGRGRALRGKRILRGTVKAKLFKGDIKPPLKKWNTKKLQPGPDQKPTVQPDQMPETADGPNQRPVAIQHPNQKLPPQPNQRPAIATPRPILRLPKPAHVFRNLNFDLVDKSDIFSTFGIQIIKWAGFHTIKNDAEFSRLFGALFELETETCAKMLASFKCSLKPEHRDYCFFTIKSLQHAALKTPKVDNEFLNMLLDKGAVKTKNCFFEIIKPFDKYIMRLQDRLLKGVTPLLMACNAYELSIKTNGFGNPREMASAFETTVSLCRKSLALLGQTFALASVFRQEKILEAVGLQEMAPAPTLFPNFDDSTLFGREYIENLKAWLEKSGYPIQMKKAEAESTVQLKKPSPDTIPQRADRRIVETIEQLVNSIVSGSLSAKERNAQKNCPEYWFLSDEDSLEYKYYRLKLSEVQRQTSSGKEAGGEGRTLEESATESVRAMLYARKVASIKRRLFKRKRIGIIAQRGIRGRKVRRATIGTQTLLSAGTVLKHQDKHLQGSVQSEPSVSETTTSEKDASLDTSSSQCGTSSEVALPLEERVGSEDVLAPPELFSSLPCQFPDVDAKTMETAEKLAKFVAQVGPEIEQFSIDNSADNPDLWFLQDRNSSAFKFYRMKVYELCPSINFSDVKEATDVGEDAKPEERNVDVSEEEEEEEEEEEEDNEEETEFEEDISRPLEETEQAEEGEDDDISAGRSVENLAEEMISKTGEEISTGETQLATSSDGAVPNLSTQASAPAPGTLFPRKRISSKSLKVGMIPASKRICLIEEPKVHEPVRIAYDRPRGCPMTKKKKKPKDLEFSHKKLTNRNVGFQMLQKMGWQEGHGLGTRGKGIREPVKVYVMGTNCSNLAAVEQAGILVVTISILTILDVTSFVFCFLLDVVFGLSKVERGDFTRFSGQAEHSLVWKLAVPCCAL; encoded by the exons ATGCAGACACCAACCGGGCCGCTCCCGTTAACGGGCCCGCTCCCGCCCACCCCCAGCCCGCACCTTCGGCTCGCACTGCGCCTGCGCGGCGCACGCGTGAGGAAGGACGGCGGGGAGCGAAGGCAGCGCGGCGTGCCGCGGGGGCTGCTGGGATATCTCCCCGTGCGGCGGGGCGGCTGCGGCAGCGCGGCGGGGCGCCGCCTCG GGAAGATGGCCTCGCGGAGGATCACGCGGGAGACGTTCGATGCTGTGGTGCAGGATAAAGTGAAGCGGTTCCGCGTGGAGCGGGGCGATGCTCTGCAGGACGCGATGCATCACTTCAAAG CTCATCCAAGGCCAGTCCCAAGGCCGAGATACGAAGATAGCTTTCATGATGATGGAAGATACGACGATGCCCAGCACCATGATGACTGGACTGAGAACCCTAGAGATGAGTATCCAGGACCTTCTTATAGATCTGCGAGCCCTCTCATAAGGAAAGCTAACTACTACCATGACCAGTTTGGTCACCCGGCATCTCGTGACCGGGAGTTTGGCCACCCAGTATCTCATGATCGGGAGTACGGACACCCAGCTGCACGGGACAGGGATTATGGGCACCCAGCATCTCGTAACCGGGAGTTTGGGAGGCCGGCTTCTCATGGCCGGGATTATGGACACCCTCTGCCTCGGGATCGGGAGTACGGGGGCCTGGCTTCTCATGATCAGGACTATGGACATCCTGATTCTTGGGAAGCTAGTGGACCACATGAAAGTGATTTTGGTTCTTCAGATATTTTAGGTGATTTTAGATCACCGGGACTTATGGAAGATGAATATGGCAATGTGGAAAATCAGGAGTATGATGTAGACTTTGGAATTCAATCTGATAGTGAATTCCGACCCCCGATACGGAGGGGTAACATTGGCAGGGGAAGAGCCCTGCGAGGAAAGCGTATTTTGAGGGGCACTGTTAAAGCTAAACTATTCAAAGGAGACATCAAACCCCCCTTAAAGAAATGGAACACTAAAAAACTGCAGCCAGGCCCTGATCAGAAGCCAACTGTGCAACCTGATCAGATGCCAGAGACTGCTGATGGACCGAACCAGAGGCCGGTGGCCATCCAGCATCCAAATCAGAAGCTGCCTCCACAACCCAATCAGAGGCCAGCTATAGCAACCCCGAGACCTATTCTGAGGCTCCCAAAGCCTGCACATGTTTTCAGGAATCTCAATTTTGACCTTGTGGATAAATCTGACATTTTCTCGACGTTTGGAATACAAATCATCAAATGGGCTGGATTTCACACAATAAAAAACGACGCGGAGTTTTCCCGTCTCTTCGGAGCTCTCTTTGAGCTGGAGACAGAAACATGTGCAAAAATGCTTGCTTCGTTCAAATGCTCCTTAAAGCCAGAACACAGAGATTATTGTTTCTTCACCATCAAGAGTTTACAACACGCTGCTTTGAAAACTCCCAAGGTGGACAATGAGTTTTTAAACATGCTGTTGGATAAAGGTGCTGTGAAAACCAAGAACTGCttctttgaaataataaaacctTTTGATAAATATATCATGAGGCTACAAGACCGCCTGCTAAAGGGTGTTACGCCTCTGCTTATGGCCTGCAATGCTTATGAATTAAGCATTAAGACAAACGGTTTTGGTAACCCCAGAGAAATGGCGAGTGCTTTTGAGACCACTGTTTCTCTATGTCGTAAGTCTTTAGCGCTTCTGGGTCAGACCTTTGCCTTGGCGTCTGTTTTCAGGCAAGAGAAAATACTGGAAGCCGTAGGGCTCCAGGAGATGGCTCCAGCACCGACACTATTCCCAAACTTCGACGATTCGACATTGTTTGGAAGAGAATACATTGAGAACTTAAAGGCTTGGTTGGAGAAAAGTGGATATCCAATTCAGATGAAGAAAGCTGAAGCAGAGTCCACAGTGCAGCTTAAAAAACCTTCTCCTGACACAA TCCCGCAGCGAGCTGATCGGAGAATTGTAGAAACAATCGAACAGCTCGTGAATAGCATTGTTTCAGGATCCTTGTCTGCCAAAGAGAGAAATGCTCAAAAGAACTGTCCTGAATATTG GTTCTTGTCTGATGAAGATAGTCTAGAATACAAATATTACAGACTGAAGTTGTCAGAGGTGCAAAGACAGACATCgtcaggaaaggaagcaggTGGTGAGGGCAGAACTCTAGAAGAATCTGCAACAGAATCAGTCAGGGCCATGTTGTATGCCAGGAAAGTCGCAAGTATTAAGAGAAGGctattcaaaaggaaaaggattgGAATTATTGCACAACGTGGAATTCGAGGAAGGAAGGTGAGGAGAGcgaccatagggacacagactttgctttcagctgggaCAGTGTTGAAACACCAAGACAAGCATCTTCAAGGTTCAGTCCAATCAGAGCCTTCTGTATCAGAAACCACCACGTCTGAGAAGGATGCTTCTCTTGATACCTCATCCTCACAATGTGGCACCAGTTCTGAGGTCGCTCTGCCATTGGAAGAAAGGGTGGGTTCAGAGGATGTACTGGCACCGCCTGAACTCTTCTCATCATTGCCCTGTCAGTTTCCTGATG TGGATGCTAAAACGATGGAGACAGCAGAGAAGCTTGCCAAGTTTGTTGCTCAGGTAGGACCAGAAATTGAGCAGTTCAGCATAGACAACAGTGCGGATAACCCAGACCTTTG GTTTCTACAGGATCGAAACAGTTCTGCTTTCAAGTTCTATCGCATGAAGGTCTATGAGCTATGTCCATCTATTAACTTCAGTGACGTGAAAGAAGCAACTGATGTTGGGGAAGATGCTAAACCTGAAGAGAGAAATGTGGATGTttcagaggaggaggaggaagaggaagaagaagaggaggaagacaATGAGGAGGAAACTGAGTTTGAGGAGGACATTTCCCGACCTTTGGAAGAAACGGAGCAAGCTGAGGAGGGAGAAGATGATGATATCTCAGCAGGTAGAAGTGTGGAAAACCTGGCTGAAGAGATGATTTCCAAAACAGGAGAGGAAATTTCAACAGGTGAAACGCAGCTGGCTACATCATCTGATGGTGCTGTACCAAATCTGTCAACACAGGCATCAGCTCCTGCTCCTGGAACCCTATTTCCCCGCAAGAGAATCAGCAGCAAGTCTCTGAAAGTTGGTATGATTCCTGCGTCTAAAAGGATATGCCTCATAGAAGAACCAAAAG TTCATGAACCTGTCAGAATTGCTTATGATAGGCCTCGTGGCTGCCCCATGACCAAGAAGAAGAAG aAACCAAAAGATTTAGAATTTTCACACAAGAAACTGACAAACAGAAATGTAGGTTTCCAGATGCTTCAGAAGATGGGCTGGCAAGAAGGACATGGCCTGGGTACACGAGGGAAAGGAATCAGAGAGCCTGTGAAAGTGTATGTAATGGGAACAAACTGCAGCAATCTGGCAGCTGTGGAACAGGCTGGGATTCTAGTAGTAACTATTTCTATTTTAACCATCCTTGATGTGACCAGTTTcgtgttttgtttccttcttgaTGTGGTCTTTGGCCTCAGCAAAGTAGAGCGTGGAGACTTCACGCGTTTTTCTGGCCAAGCTGAGCACAGTCTGGTCTGGAAGTTGGCTGTTCCTTGCTGTGCACTTTGA
- the SUGP2 gene encoding SURP and G-patch domain-containing protein 2 isoform X3, translating to MASRRITRETFDAVVQDKVKRFRVERGDALQDAMHHFKAHPRPVPRPRYEDSFHDDGRYDDAQHHDDWTENPRDEYPGPSYRSASPLIRKANYYHDQFGHPASRDREFGHPVSHDREYGHPAARDRDYGHPASRNREFGRPASHGRDYGHPLPRDREYGGLASHDQDYGHPDSWEASGPHESDFGSSDILGDFRSPGLMEDEYGNVENQEYDVDFGIQSDSEFRPPIRRGNIGRGRALRGKRILRGTVKAKLFKGDIKPPLKKWNTKKLQPGPDQKPTVQPDQMPETADGPNQRPVAIQHPNQKLPPQPNQRPAIATPRPILRLPKPAHVFRNLNFDLVDKSDIFSTFGIQIIKWAGFHTIKNDAEFSRLFGALFELETETCAKMLASFKCSLKPEHRDYCFFTIKSLQHAALKTPKVDNEFLNMLLDKGAVKTKNCFFEIIKPFDKYIMRLQDRLLKGVTPLLMACNAYELSIKTNGFGNPREMASAFETTVSLCRKSLALLGQTFALASVFRQEKILEAVGLQEMAPAPTLFPNFDDSTLFGREYIENLKAWLEKSGYPIQMKKAEAESTVQLKKPSPDTIPQRADRRIVETIEQLVNSIVSGSLSAKERNAQKNCPEYWFLSDEDSLEYKYYRLKLSEVQRQTSSGKEAGGEGRTLEESATESVRAMLYARKVASIKRRLFKRKRIGIIAQRGIRGRKVRRATIGTQTLLSAGTVLKHQDKHLQGSVQSEPSVSETTTSEKDASLDTSSSQCGTSSEVALPLEERVGSEDVLAPPELFSSLPCQFPDVDAKTMETAEKLAKFVAQVGPEIEQFSIDNSADNPDLWFLQDRNSSAFKFYRMKVYELCPSINFSDVKEATDVGEDAKPEERNVDVSEEEEEEEEEEEEDNEEETEFEEDISRPLEETEQAEEGEDDDISAGRSVENLAEEMISKTGEEISTGETQLATSSDGAVPNLSTQASAPAPGTLFPRKRISSKSLKVGMIPASKRICLIEEPKVHEPVRIAYDRPRGCPMTKKKKKPKDLEFSHKKLTNRNVGFQMLQKMGWQEGHGLGTRGKGIREPVKVYVMGTNCSNLAAVEQAGILVVTISILTILDVTSFVFCFLLDVVFGLSKVERGDFTRFSGQAEHSLVWKLAVPCCAL from the exons ATGGCCTCGCGGAGGATCACGCGGGAGACGTTCGATGCTGTGGTGCAGGATAAAGTGAAGCGGTTCCGCGTGGAGCGGGGCGATGCTCTGCAGGACGCGATGCATCACTTCAAAG CTCATCCAAGGCCAGTCCCAAGGCCGAGATACGAAGATAGCTTTCATGATGATGGAAGATACGACGATGCCCAGCACCATGATGACTGGACTGAGAACCCTAGAGATGAGTATCCAGGACCTTCTTATAGATCTGCGAGCCCTCTCATAAGGAAAGCTAACTACTACCATGACCAGTTTGGTCACCCGGCATCTCGTGACCGGGAGTTTGGCCACCCAGTATCTCATGATCGGGAGTACGGACACCCAGCTGCACGGGACAGGGATTATGGGCACCCAGCATCTCGTAACCGGGAGTTTGGGAGGCCGGCTTCTCATGGCCGGGATTATGGACACCCTCTGCCTCGGGATCGGGAGTACGGGGGCCTGGCTTCTCATGATCAGGACTATGGACATCCTGATTCTTGGGAAGCTAGTGGACCACATGAAAGTGATTTTGGTTCTTCAGATATTTTAGGTGATTTTAGATCACCGGGACTTATGGAAGATGAATATGGCAATGTGGAAAATCAGGAGTATGATGTAGACTTTGGAATTCAATCTGATAGTGAATTCCGACCCCCGATACGGAGGGGTAACATTGGCAGGGGAAGAGCCCTGCGAGGAAAGCGTATTTTGAGGGGCACTGTTAAAGCTAAACTATTCAAAGGAGACATCAAACCCCCCTTAAAGAAATGGAACACTAAAAAACTGCAGCCAGGCCCTGATCAGAAGCCAACTGTGCAACCTGATCAGATGCCAGAGACTGCTGATGGACCGAACCAGAGGCCGGTGGCCATCCAGCATCCAAATCAGAAGCTGCCTCCACAACCCAATCAGAGGCCAGCTATAGCAACCCCGAGACCTATTCTGAGGCTCCCAAAGCCTGCACATGTTTTCAGGAATCTCAATTTTGACCTTGTGGATAAATCTGACATTTTCTCGACGTTTGGAATACAAATCATCAAATGGGCTGGATTTCACACAATAAAAAACGACGCGGAGTTTTCCCGTCTCTTCGGAGCTCTCTTTGAGCTGGAGACAGAAACATGTGCAAAAATGCTTGCTTCGTTCAAATGCTCCTTAAAGCCAGAACACAGAGATTATTGTTTCTTCACCATCAAGAGTTTACAACACGCTGCTTTGAAAACTCCCAAGGTGGACAATGAGTTTTTAAACATGCTGTTGGATAAAGGTGCTGTGAAAACCAAGAACTGCttctttgaaataataaaacctTTTGATAAATATATCATGAGGCTACAAGACCGCCTGCTAAAGGGTGTTACGCCTCTGCTTATGGCCTGCAATGCTTATGAATTAAGCATTAAGACAAACGGTTTTGGTAACCCCAGAGAAATGGCGAGTGCTTTTGAGACCACTGTTTCTCTATGTCGTAAGTCTTTAGCGCTTCTGGGTCAGACCTTTGCCTTGGCGTCTGTTTTCAGGCAAGAGAAAATACTGGAAGCCGTAGGGCTCCAGGAGATGGCTCCAGCACCGACACTATTCCCAAACTTCGACGATTCGACATTGTTTGGAAGAGAATACATTGAGAACTTAAAGGCTTGGTTGGAGAAAAGTGGATATCCAATTCAGATGAAGAAAGCTGAAGCAGAGTCCACAGTGCAGCTTAAAAAACCTTCTCCTGACACAA TCCCGCAGCGAGCTGATCGGAGAATTGTAGAAACAATCGAACAGCTCGTGAATAGCATTGTTTCAGGATCCTTGTCTGCCAAAGAGAGAAATGCTCAAAAGAACTGTCCTGAATATTG GTTCTTGTCTGATGAAGATAGTCTAGAATACAAATATTACAGACTGAAGTTGTCAGAGGTGCAAAGACAGACATCgtcaggaaaggaagcaggTGGTGAGGGCAGAACTCTAGAAGAATCTGCAACAGAATCAGTCAGGGCCATGTTGTATGCCAGGAAAGTCGCAAGTATTAAGAGAAGGctattcaaaaggaaaaggattgGAATTATTGCACAACGTGGAATTCGAGGAAGGAAGGTGAGGAGAGcgaccatagggacacagactttgctttcagctgggaCAGTGTTGAAACACCAAGACAAGCATCTTCAAGGTTCAGTCCAATCAGAGCCTTCTGTATCAGAAACCACCACGTCTGAGAAGGATGCTTCTCTTGATACCTCATCCTCACAATGTGGCACCAGTTCTGAGGTCGCTCTGCCATTGGAAGAAAGGGTGGGTTCAGAGGATGTACTGGCACCGCCTGAACTCTTCTCATCATTGCCCTGTCAGTTTCCTGATG TGGATGCTAAAACGATGGAGACAGCAGAGAAGCTTGCCAAGTTTGTTGCTCAGGTAGGACCAGAAATTGAGCAGTTCAGCATAGACAACAGTGCGGATAACCCAGACCTTTG GTTTCTACAGGATCGAAACAGTTCTGCTTTCAAGTTCTATCGCATGAAGGTCTATGAGCTATGTCCATCTATTAACTTCAGTGACGTGAAAGAAGCAACTGATGTTGGGGAAGATGCTAAACCTGAAGAGAGAAATGTGGATGTttcagaggaggaggaggaagaggaagaagaagaggaggaagacaATGAGGAGGAAACTGAGTTTGAGGAGGACATTTCCCGACCTTTGGAAGAAACGGAGCAAGCTGAGGAGGGAGAAGATGATGATATCTCAGCAGGTAGAAGTGTGGAAAACCTGGCTGAAGAGATGATTTCCAAAACAGGAGAGGAAATTTCAACAGGTGAAACGCAGCTGGCTACATCATCTGATGGTGCTGTACCAAATCTGTCAACACAGGCATCAGCTCCTGCTCCTGGAACCCTATTTCCCCGCAAGAGAATCAGCAGCAAGTCTCTGAAAGTTGGTATGATTCCTGCGTCTAAAAGGATATGCCTCATAGAAGAACCAAAAG TTCATGAACCTGTCAGAATTGCTTATGATAGGCCTCGTGGCTGCCCCATGACCAAGAAGAAGAAG aAACCAAAAGATTTAGAATTTTCACACAAGAAACTGACAAACAGAAATGTAGGTTTCCAGATGCTTCAGAAGATGGGCTGGCAAGAAGGACATGGCCTGGGTACACGAGGGAAAGGAATCAGAGAGCCTGTGAAAGTGTATGTAATGGGAACAAACTGCAGCAATCTGGCAGCTGTGGAACAGGCTGGGATTCTAGTAGTAACTATTTCTATTTTAACCATCCTTGATGTGACCAGTTTcgtgttttgtttccttcttgaTGTGGTCTTTGGCCTCAGCAAAGTAGAGCGTGGAGACTTCACGCGTTTTTCTGGCCAAGCTGAGCACAGTCTGGTCTGGAAGTTGGCTGTTCCTTGCTGTGCACTTTGA